AATCTTAGTATGAAAACCTGTATTTATTGTGGAAAGAAGCTTAAATGGTCTTTCAGATTCAATATGTGTCAGGAATGCTATCGAAAAAGACACAGATATAAGAAGTCATAATTTTTCACATGGGTGTAACAGGCAAAATTGTTTTTTGATTTTTTCGGGAACAATGGTTATTATATTTGAGGCAAAAGAATCTTACACAAAAATGAGAATAACCAATTCTCGAAAAAGGAGACATTATGAAAAAAAGACTTGTAGCAATTATGATGGGGTGCATGCTGGCACTTTCTGCAATAGGCTGTGGCGCAGATAAGACAGCAGACACTAAGGCAGAGAGTACAGAATCTGTATCGGAAGAGTCAGCTTCGGAAGAGGCTGCTGCAGATACAGATGCTGAAAACAATGCTGTAGAAGATAAAGAACCGGAGAGCAATGAAAATGAGGTTGCCGGGGCAGAAAACGGGGATGCAGAAGTTGCAGGCACTGTGTCTACAGACAGAAGCGGTAATGAAATCACAGTTCCTGAGACTGTAGAGCGCATTGTTTCAATGGCACCATCTACAACTGGAATTCTTATAGATCTTGGCCTTGCAGATAAGATAGTCGCATGTGACACCAATTCATTTGCAAGCTATGGATCAGAGCTCAAAGCCGATATTCCCCAGTTCGATATGATGACGCCGGATCAGGAGCAGATCATTGCACTTAAAGCTGACATCATATTTACATCAGGAATGAGCGCAAGCCAGGGCATTGACGTATTTGAGACTGTTCGCGAGACAGGTGTTTGCATAGCTGATATTCCCAGCAGTGCATCTCTTAATGATATTGAGAAGGACATAACCTTCATCGGACAGTGCGTAGGTGAGGTAGATGCAGCACAGGCAATTGCGGATGATATGCAGAGAAAGATAGATGAGCTTTCTGAAATCGGAAACAGTATTTCCGAGGATGAAAAGAAGAACGTTCTTTTTGAGCTTTTCACTCCCTCAGCTGATAATCCGATTATTTACACGGCAGGAAACGGAACCTACATCAATGAAATGCTTGAAACTATCGGAGCTAAGAACGTTGCTGCATCAGAAGCCGAGCAGTGGCCGGCACTCTCAGAGGAAGCAGCAGTTGCAGCTAACCCCGATGTAATTCTTACAGCAGATATGTACACACCGGATGTTATAAACACTATACTTAATACAACCGGTTGGGAAAATGTTACTGCGATTAAAAATTCAGAAGTATATCAGCTTAGTAGTGATGCGGTTAACCAGCCAAATCAACATGTAATGGATGTCATGCTTGAGATGGCCAAATACATTTACCCTGAAAAATATGAGAATGTTGCACTAAACGGTGCTGAATAATGAAAGGAGTTCTGCTATCATTAAAAGGTAGCAGAACTTTTTTCTTTTTTGACTTTATGAACGCAAAGATGAAAAAAGCTTTTAGAAATCCTGCGTTCTGTATAGAAAAAAATATGACTTATAATTCAGGAAAAAACACATTAAAAATCATAGCAGCATTTATCGTAGGAATTATAGCTCTTTTGATGGGAATTTGCCTTGGAAGCGTGAATATACAGCTAACCGATACTTTTTCGATAATCATGGCAAAGCTGTCAGGCAGTGCGGTAAAGGAATCCGTCGATCCTTCGCTTATTTCTATCCTGTGGGAGATAAGAATTCCAAGGGCACTTTGTGCTTTTTTTGTAGGAGGAGCCATTGCGGTCAGCGGAGCAGTAATACAGTCTATACTTCAGAATCCGTTAGCATCCTCATACACACTCGGGGTATCATCCGGAGCATGTCTCGGTGCTGCAATAGTAATTATTACGGGAATTGGTGGAGCATTTCTCGGATATTTTCTGCTTCCGGCGGTAGGCTTTGGATGCGGACTTTTGACTGTCCTTCTTGTTATATTAGTCGCAACCGGCCTTGATTCGGGATTTAAAAATCACACAATCATTCTATTCGGAATGATATTTTCACTTTTTGTAAATGCGATTATGACTATGCTCAGTGCACTGAACAAGAGTCACATGCAAAGACTTATCTTATGGCAGCTTGGGACTTTTTCGGGCAGACGTTTTGCTCATGTGGCTGTTATCTTTGTATGTCTTATCATCGGAATGATACTTATCATGCTTTTTCACAGGGAGCTTGATATTCTTTCCTTTGGCGATGAGGAGGCCCAAGCGGTAGGAGTTGATAATAAAAGGACCAAGATTATTCTTCTTATTCTGGCCTCATTTCTCACGGGAGTATCAGTATGTTTTACAGGTGTTATAGGCTTTGTGGATCTGACGATTCCTCATATAGTAAGACGGATATACGGTTCCGCACATAAGGTTGTAGTTCCTATGAGCCTTATACTAGGTGGAGCGTTTATGACAATCTGCGATCTGCTTGCAAGAACCCTTATGGCACCACAGGAGATACCAATAGGCGCGATTACGGCCTTTGTGGGAGCTCCGTTTTTCCTCTGGGTATATTATAAGAGGAGGACCTGAATGGGCGAAAAAATCATTGAATTAAAGGGCGTATCAGCAGGATATGTGAAAAACAGAAAAAACAGGAAGCCTCAAGATGAGCAACTGATCATAAAGGACATTTCTCTTGAAATAAAGGAGGGGCACAGCGTGTGTCTTCTGGGTCCTAATGGCTGCGGTAAGACAACGCTCCTTCGAGTGATTGCAGGTATGCTTCCATCTTATGGAGAGATCCTGCTTGACGGAAAAAACATACATGATTTGAAGCGCAAGGAGATTGCATCATACATTTCCTTTTTCTCACAGATGTCTCAGGTGTACTTTTCATACAGTGTATATGAGACAGTGATGCAGGGACGTTATGTTCACGGAAGTACATTCTTTTCGGGGGCAGGCGCGGTAGATAAGGAGATTGTGGATGAGACGCTTGAAAAACTGAGACTTACTGATATAGCAGATAAGCAGATAACCACATTGTCAGGAGGACAGCTCCAGAGAGTTATGCTGGCAAGATGTATAGCGCAGGGGAGTCCGGTGATGATTCTCGATGAACCTATGAATCACATTGATATGAAGATACAGGCGGAGCTTTTTGACTATCTTCTGGAATGGCGGCAAAAGCCTGTGAAAATGGTCGGAAAAAGAGAGTATAAGCCTACCATAATAGGGGTTTTTCATGATATAAATGTCGCCCGGTATTTGGCTGACGAAATAGCTTTTATCTCAAAAGGACGAATCCTGGCTTCCGGAAAAAAGGAAGAAATTCTGACAAAAGAGCTTTTGGAAAGAACCTACGATTTTAATGTTGTGGAGTATCTGCAAAGATTCAATATGCAGCAGTTATTATAGCAATGAATGTATAAGGCGGATAAAACATTTTTTTATAGATGAGGAGGGTATCCGAGATGAGTTCTATACATAAGTTTAAAAAGGTTAAAACAGCAGTTATTGGTTGCGGAATGATCAGCGATATATACATTCGTAATCTGAAAGAGCTGTTCGATATCATTGATCTTGCGGCAATAGCCAATCGCTCAGTAAATGGAGCCAAAGAAAAAGCCAATATTTATGGGATAGACAGGGTTATGACAATAGATGAGGTTGCAGCTTCTCAAGATATTGAGCTGGTTGTAAACCTTACACCTGCGGATGTGCATTATTCAATAGTAAAACAGATGCTTGAGGCAGGAAAACACGTATATACAGAGAAAATGTTTACAACAAAGCTTGAGGAAGCCGAAGAGCTTATGAAGATTGCCGATGATAAGAATCTGCTGATAGCGGTGGCGCCTGACACGGTTCTTGGGGCCGGCATACAGACAGCAAGGCATTACCTTGATTCCGGTCTTATAGGCGGGATTACTAGTGGCTTTGTCAGTGTAAACCGTGATCAGTGTCTTATGTCTGAGCTTTTCAGATTTTTACAGCAGGAAGGTGGAGCAATACCTTACGATGCGGGAATTTACTATATAGGTGCACTGATTACATTACTTGGCAGTGTGAAAAGGGTTTCAGGTTTTGGTGCACCTGCCCTGATTCATGATAAGCAGCTTTTGTTTGTAAAAGGCAATCCGGATTCCTGGCAGATTCCCGGTACAAATGTACTTTGCGGAGCATTGGAATTTGAGAGCGGAGTGCTTGTTTCAATTCATTTTAACGGAAACAATGTCGGAGGTGAGAAGACCAGATTTGAACTGTTTGGTACCAGAGGCAATATGGAGCTTGGAGATCCAAACAGGTTTGATGGTGAAATAACAATATCTCTTCCGGAAAATGAACCCGTGAAAATGCCTTTTACACATGGTTTTAACGGTAAAAATATGTTGGGAGATCCAAAACCTTTTGACGGATACGGTCACCGCGGAGTGGGCGTTGCAGATCTGGCATATGCCATCAGGCAGGGTAGGAAAAACAGACTCAGTAAAGAGTATGGATATCATTGCATGGAAGTACTTCTCGGACTTGATGAATCGATCAAATCAGGAAAAGTTTATGAACTTAAATCAAGAGCAGAGGTTGAACCATTAAAGCCGGGATTCTATTCTTCCATGTTTGACGGCACGCTCAGAGCTGATGCAGAGCTGTCACTTGTGTAATGATTACTTTGAGATTTGTAATTTTTTTAAAATTTTTTGGTCTTTTTGCAACATATATGTTTCCTCATCTGTATATATAGCAGAGAAGTAAATAAAAACCTTTAATTTGAGGAGGAAACAAATATGAAAAGAAAAACATTACTGGTACTTGCACTTGTAGCATCAATAACACTCACAGCCTGCGCACAGCCGACAGTCCCGGAAAATAATCAGTCTGTACAGGAACAGGGTACAGAGCAGGATGATAAAGATACTGCCCAAACCGGGAAAAAAGAAGAGGAAAAACCTGCTAAATCATCATCTGAAATGGATAAGCTTGTTAATAATGCAGGAGAAGCATATGAGGACTACCTTAAAAAGGGAAGGTCATATGAAGAAGCAGATACTGCAGCATCTGCCCCGGGTATTATAAATGGTATAAGTAGTTTATTCGGTGCATCAAAGAGCTGTGATTCGGCAGCAATGGCAACTGAAGCAGCAGTAGAGGAAAGCTGTGAGGCAGCATGCGAGGATACGTATGAAGAAGCCTGCGTAGAAGAACCGGGTGCCTTCGAAGAACCTGTTATCTGGGATACCGAGTCATACAGGAAAATTTCGGAGTCCGGGTTTACATCAGTAAGCACGCAGCCCTTTTCAACATTTGGTGCTGACACAGACACTGCAGTGTATTCAAATCTTCGCAGAAAAATTCTTGGCCATGAATATGACTGGTATGGATACGGTATAGACAACGATGCCATCCGTATAGAAGAGATGGTGAATTATTTTAAATATGATTACAAGGATCCGGAAAACGGGGAAAAATTTGGTGTAACAACAACTCTTAATCCCTGTCCATGGAACGAAGATACACTTCTTCTGAAAATCGGTTTAAAAACAGAGGAATCTACCCCTGAGAAAGGAAGTAATATAGTTTTCCTTATTGATACCTCAGGCTCAATGTACGATTTTGATAAGCTTCCGCTTGTTCAGGAGGCTTTTAAAGTACTCACCGATGGGCTTGATGAGAATGACCGTGTTTCAATAGTAACATACGCAGGCTCTTCCGAAGTTGTTGCGGAGGGTGTATCAGGAGATAAGCATTCAAAAATTAAGGACATGATCGACAGGCTTGAGGCAGGCGGTTCAACAAACGGAAGCGAAGGAATCATTACTGCCTACAAGATTGCTGAAAATAACTTTATCGAAGGAGGAAATAACCGCGTAATCCTGGCAACAGACGGAGATCTTAACGTAGGAACAACATCTGAAGCAGGACTTATAGAGCTTATTGAAAAAGAGAGGGAAACAGGAGTTATGTTCTCTTGCCTCGGCTTTGGTACAGGCAATTATCAGGATGACAAGATGGAAGCCCTTGCCGATCATGGAAACGGTAATTATGCATATATTGACTGCCCCGATGAGGCAGAGCGTGTTTTAAAGAACGAGCTCTGGTCAACAATTTACACGGTTGCAAAGGATACAAAGTTTCAGGTTGAGTTCAATCCGGAAACAGTGGAAGGATATCGCCTCGTTGGATATGAGAACAGAAAGATGGCTGCTGAGGATTTTGCTGATGATACAAAGGACGGCGGTGAAATAGGCTCAAATCAGTGTGTTACTGTCCTCTATGAGATAGTTCCCGCAGGTTCAGCAATGGATATGCCCAAGGTACAGTCAAAATATCAGAAAAATGAAAAAGAAACCTCAAAAGATCCTTCCGGAGAGCTTCTTACTGTAAACATCAGATACAAAGCGCCTGAAGCATCTGAAAGCGTCCTTAGGGAATATCCCGTAACATACGATATGCTCGAAGAGACTATGGACGATGATACTTCATGGGCATGCGGAGTCGCACAGTTTGGTATGCTTATGAGAAATTCAGAGAACAAGGGAACAACTACCTATGACTCTGTATACAACAGACTTAAAGGCCTTTCAGGAGTGGCTGATAACACAGCAAAACTCGAGTTCCTGTATATGGTAAAGAAGGTTGGCAAAGATCCTTCACAGTATATTTCGGATTATCAAGAAAATGTATCTTGTGATAATGATGTCAATACATCAAATACAGATGGCTATGATGATTATTACGGGATTGCTGATGAATTTACAGATGGATTTTGAAACAGGGTATTACACGAAAAATTTTTTTCTGATATAATCATGGCTTGTCATATAAATTTATTTTTGAAGATGTAGAGCCGGTAACATTGGAAACGTAACACTGTGTGGTGCAAACGAACAACACGCCCGAGGTCTTCCCCTGAGAAATGAAAGGAGAATCCCAGGTATGTTACCACAGAACAAGTTTCAAGATGTTATTTTCACTATTTTTATGGCTTTTGTCATGGTTTATGCAATGATCTGCTACAATATTTCTCTTAATGTAGGAGGCATGCAGAACTTCATTTTTCTTGCAGCATTTAAGGAAATGCTTATCATGTTGCCGGTGGCAGTTTTAATAGAACTGTTATTTGTCGGAAAGCTTGCTCAGAAGCTGGCATTTAGATTTGTTACTCCGGGAAAGGATCCTATGATAATGATTATTCTGGGTATCTCTGCCATGAGCGTATGTCTGATGTGTCCTATGATGAGCCTTGTAGCTACAATCCTTTTCAAGGATGCCGGTTCCGAGTTCATTGCAGTGTGGCTTCAGACAACAGTTAAGAACTTTCCGATGGCCCTCTGCTGGCAGATATTCTTCGCAGGGCCCCTGGTTAGAAATGTATTTGGCTTTTTTGTGAATAAATTTTCCAGAAAAGAAATAATTGAATGTAAAGGCTAATAATTTAAGCAATCTATAATAGGTAAAAGACCATTTGACAGTATAATGTGTACTGTCAAATGGTCCTTTTGTTTTAAAGCTATTTCACTTTTACCTTTTTAATCTTGCTCCATGTAGAGTAGAGCTTTTTATCACCAGTCTTCTTAAAAGAACGAATACGTACATAATATTTTTTGCCGGATTTGAGCTTCTTGATTTTAAGAGAGCTTTTGGATGCTTTGCAAGTCTTAATCTTACTTCCGGTAAACTTTTTGTTAGTAGCATACTGTATTTCGTATCCATCTGCTTTTGAATTGCTGTACCAGTTGACTGAAAAGCTCTTCTTAGCCTTGGTAAGGGAAAATGATTGTACATTGGTGGGAGCCGTGGCTACATCCTTATTTGTGGTGTCATTAGAACTCTCGTTGTTTTTAGACCAATTGGCATTACTATCGGTATCCTTTTTTTCCTCTTTTGGAGGATTTTTAATCAGAAAGTAGACAGTTTTTAATCCGGTAAAGTTACCGATGCCTTCTATACTAATTTTGCCATATCCGGCATCAATGTTGTTTGAGTACGTTAAAGTGTAATCCGTGTCCTTAGTAAGCGTCTTGTCTTTGTAGGTTAGCATAACTTGTGGAGTTAACGGTGCACCTGTACTTGTCTGGTCTGAAATATCCGAACAATTTGCGGAATAAATATTTACAGCTTCAATAGTTACAGGAATAGAAAAATCAGTTCCATTTGAGAGCTTTCCTTTCAAATCGGCAGATCCGGCATTTTTGCCTGTGAGCGTGGTCCCGGAAACTTCAATGACCGAGTTATCGGACACAGTAAATGTATCTATGGCCTTTGTGAGAATGGCACCATTACCATAGCTTCTGCCTTGATAGTAAACATTCTCCTTGATAGTAGTTAAGTCATAACTTTCACCATATGTCACATTGATGACGGAAGGTGCTGCTTTATACTCGAGTTTAGACGAGAGAAAATCTATATCTACAGTTTCCTTATCATTAAGGACTTTCGTTTCGGTAGTAGAAACAGTGGGAGAACGGAATTCCTGAACCCAGAAATGCACTCCATTACGCACAACATGTCCTATTGCAACGCAGGTATTTGCAGAACTAAGCATATTTCTGCGATGCCCCTGTCCGGAATAACTAAAATCATCTTCTTTCCATGCTTCGAATACAGCTGATGCGGTTGGGAATCCGTAGGCGATGTTCTCACCGGCGCTCATGAACTTGGAATATGCTGAAAAGGGAGCCTTACCATTTGGTCTCGTATGCGAATAGTAAACAGCTATTTCCATGGCTCGTAACATTGCTGTTTTTTCAAGGTCGTAGTCATATTCAAGTTTCGGAAGATCTTTGCACTGGATTTTTTCTGTATCTGTATTGTTCCAATACCATGCTTCCGATCCGGTTCTGAAATCGTTTATGGAATCCAGCATAGCGCGTGCACTGGTCTGTTCATATGTGCCGGTGACAGGGAGCGTGACTATTGTGTCTGCCGCAAAAGTTTGAATACCCTGCATGGAAGTTGCCATAATTAGTACTGCCAAAGTTATTGTAAATATTGATTTAAGGGTATTTTTCATAATGATTATTCCTCGCAGAATCAGAAATTGTGGGCAATGTTGCCCGTTGAAGTTTATTTTACTGCTGTTATGAAGGTTTATAAAGTGCAATTTGGCATGAGAATGCTAAGATTACAGACCTATAATCCTTATAGTATTTTAAATTCGTTCTTCAATGAAGAATTTGGATCATATTGGTTTGAAACAGGAACACCTACATTTCTTTTTGATAAGAGCAGGGAGAGTAATTTCGATTAAAGGAAATTAACTAATAAAGCTATTTTTACCAGTGAGGCGATACTTAAGGATTATTCCGGAGATACCCTTGATCCTGTTCCGCTTTTATATCAGACGGGATATCTGACAATTTCTGATTATGATGAAAGAAGGATGAGGTATACTCTATGTTTCCATAATGAAGAGGTAAAATACGGCTTTTTGGAATGCATACTTATACAGGTCGTATAGATTGCAAGGTTGAAACAGAGGATTATATCTATTTGTTTGAATTTAAACGGGATGAATCTGCAGAAGAAGCGCTAAACCAGATTGATGATAAGGATTATGCACTTTCGTTTGTAGCTGATTCCAGAAAGCTATTCAAGATTGGAGTATCTTTTGATTCCGAGGAGAGAAAACTTATCGGTTGGGAAGTGAGTGAATCAAACTAAAGATAAACTAAAATATACAAAGCAATAAAAAACATTGGATAATGACAGATTTGTCCCATTTTTTTATTGCTTTGCTAATCTGATGATGATTAGGAACTAATAGTTATTGAAAAATTTATTACGACCCGAGTAAGTAATAGGAGATTATTATATTTGGG
Above is a genomic segment from Butyrivibrio sp. AE3004 containing:
- a CDS encoding Gfo/Idh/MocA family protein gives rise to the protein MSSIHKFKKVKTAVIGCGMISDIYIRNLKELFDIIDLAAIANRSVNGAKEKANIYGIDRVMTIDEVAASQDIELVVNLTPADVHYSIVKQMLEAGKHVYTEKMFTTKLEEAEELMKIADDKNLLIAVAPDTVLGAGIQTARHYLDSGLIGGITSGFVSVNRDQCLMSELFRFLQQEGGAIPYDAGIYYIGALITLLGSVKRVSGFGAPALIHDKQLLFVKGNPDSWQIPGTNVLCGALEFESGVLVSIHFNGNNVGGEKTRFELFGTRGNMELGDPNRFDGEITISLPENEPVKMPFTHGFNGKNMLGDPKPFDGYGHRGVGVADLAYAIRQGRKNRLSKEYGYHCMEVLLGLDESIKSGKVYELKSRAEVEPLKPGFYSSMFDGTLRADAELSLV
- a CDS encoding DUF2798 domain-containing protein, translating into MLPQNKFQDVIFTIFMAFVMVYAMICYNISLNVGGMQNFIFLAAFKEMLIMLPVAVLIELLFVGKLAQKLAFRFVTPGKDPMIMIILGISAMSVCLMCPMMSLVATILFKDAGSEFIAVWLQTTVKNFPMALCWQIFFAGPLVRNVFGFFVNKFSRKEIIECKG
- a CDS encoding PD-(D/E)XK nuclease domain-containing protein, coding for MHTYTGRIDCKVETEDYIYLFEFKRDESAEEALNQIDDKDYALSFVADSRKLFKIGVSFDSEERKLIGWEVSESN
- a CDS encoding vWA domain-containing protein, yielding MKRKTLLVLALVASITLTACAQPTVPENNQSVQEQGTEQDDKDTAQTGKKEEEKPAKSSSEMDKLVNNAGEAYEDYLKKGRSYEEADTAASAPGIINGISSLFGASKSCDSAAMATEAAVEESCEAACEDTYEEACVEEPGAFEEPVIWDTESYRKISESGFTSVSTQPFSTFGADTDTAVYSNLRRKILGHEYDWYGYGIDNDAIRIEEMVNYFKYDYKDPENGEKFGVTTTLNPCPWNEDTLLLKIGLKTEESTPEKGSNIVFLIDTSGSMYDFDKLPLVQEAFKVLTDGLDENDRVSIVTYAGSSEVVAEGVSGDKHSKIKDMIDRLEAGGSTNGSEGIITAYKIAENNFIEGGNNRVILATDGDLNVGTTSEAGLIELIEKERETGVMFSCLGFGTGNYQDDKMEALADHGNGNYAYIDCPDEAERVLKNELWSTIYTVAKDTKFQVEFNPETVEGYRLVGYENRKMAAEDFADDTKDGGEIGSNQCVTVLYEIVPAGSAMDMPKVQSKYQKNEKETSKDPSGELLTVNIRYKAPEASESVLREYPVTYDMLEETMDDDTSWACGVAQFGMLMRNSENKGTTTYDSVYNRLKGLSGVADNTAKLEFLYMVKKVGKDPSQYISDYQENVSCDNDVNTSNTDGYDDYYGIADEFTDGF
- a CDS encoding ABC transporter substrate-binding protein yields the protein MKKRLVAIMMGCMLALSAIGCGADKTADTKAESTESVSEESASEEAAADTDAENNAVEDKEPESNENEVAGAENGDAEVAGTVSTDRSGNEITVPETVERIVSMAPSTTGILIDLGLADKIVACDTNSFASYGSELKADIPQFDMMTPDQEQIIALKADIIFTSGMSASQGIDVFETVRETGVCIADIPSSASLNDIEKDITFIGQCVGEVDAAQAIADDMQRKIDELSEIGNSISEDEKKNVLFELFTPSADNPIIYTAGNGTYINEMLETIGAKNVAASEAEQWPALSEEAAVAANPDVILTADMYTPDVINTILNTTGWENVTAIKNSEVYQLSSDAVNQPNQHVMDVMLEMAKYIYPEKYENVALNGAE
- a CDS encoding ABC transporter ATP-binding protein → MGEKIIELKGVSAGYVKNRKNRKPQDEQLIIKDISLEIKEGHSVCLLGPNGCGKTTLLRVIAGMLPSYGEILLDGKNIHDLKRKEIASYISFFSQMSQVYFSYSVYETVMQGRYVHGSTFFSGAGAVDKEIVDETLEKLRLTDIADKQITTLSGGQLQRVMLARCIAQGSPVMILDEPMNHIDMKIQAELFDYLLEWRQKPVKMVGKREYKPTIIGVFHDINVARYLADEIAFISKGRILASGKKEEILTKELLERTYDFNVVEYLQRFNMQQLL
- a CDS encoding FecCD family ABC transporter permease, with translation MNAKMKKAFRNPAFCIEKNMTYNSGKNTLKIIAAFIVGIIALLMGICLGSVNIQLTDTFSIIMAKLSGSAVKESVDPSLISILWEIRIPRALCAFFVGGAIAVSGAVIQSILQNPLASSYTLGVSSGACLGAAIVIITGIGGAFLGYFLLPAVGFGCGLLTVLLVILVATGLDSGFKNHTIILFGMIFSLFVNAIMTMLSALNKSHMQRLILWQLGTFSGRRFAHVAVIFVCLIIGMILIMLFHRELDILSFGDEEAQAVGVDNKRTKIILLILASFLTGVSVCFTGVIGFVDLTIPHIVRRIYGSAHKVVVPMSLILGGAFMTICDLLARTLMAPQEIPIGAITAFVGAPFFLWVYYKRRT
- a CDS encoding CAP domain-containing protein — its product is MAVLIMATSMQGIQTFAADTIVTLPVTGTYEQTSARAMLDSINDFRTGSEAWYWNNTDTEKIQCKDLPKLEYDYDLEKTAMLRAMEIAVYYSHTRPNGKAPFSAYSKFMSAGENIAYGFPTASAVFEAWKEDDFSYSGQGHRRNMLSSANTCVAIGHVVRNGVHFWVQEFRSPTVSTTETKVLNDKETVDIDFLSSKLEYKAAPSVINVTYGESYDLTTIKENVYYQGRSYGNGAILTKAIDTFTVSDNSVIEVSGTTLTGKNAGSADLKGKLSNGTDFSIPVTIEAVNIYSANCSDISDQTSTGAPLTPQVMLTYKDKTLTKDTDYTLTYSNNIDAGYGKISIEGIGNFTGLKTVYFLIKNPPKEEKKDTDSNANWSKNNESSNDTTNKDVATAPTNVQSFSLTKAKKSFSVNWYSNSKADGYEIQYATNKKFTGSKIKTCKASKSSLKIKKLKSGKKYYVRIRSFKKTGDKKLYSTWSKIKKVKVK